From Streptomonospora salina, the proteins below share one genomic window:
- the ruvA gene encoding Holliday junction branch migration protein RuvA, with the protein MIAFLSGRVAARTGGTAVIEVGGVGMTVHCTPTTLAGLRVGEQATVPTSLVVREESLTLYGFADDDEREVFERLQQASGVGPRLALGILAVHTPDVLRSAVASEDTAALTRVPGVGPKGAQRIALELRDKLGPPPAADPAVAEHGAAPPAAEAPWRPQVVSGLVNLGWSAKDAETAAEAVAPEAADSPDVAVLLRSALRRLSRS; encoded by the coding sequence GTGATCGCGTTCCTCAGCGGCCGCGTGGCCGCCCGCACCGGAGGGACCGCCGTGATCGAGGTCGGCGGCGTCGGCATGACCGTGCACTGCACACCGACGACCCTGGCCGGCCTGCGGGTGGGCGAGCAGGCCACCGTCCCCACCTCGCTGGTGGTCCGCGAGGAGTCGCTGACCCTCTACGGATTCGCCGACGACGACGAGCGCGAGGTCTTCGAACGGCTCCAGCAGGCGAGCGGGGTCGGGCCGCGCCTGGCGCTGGGCATCCTCGCCGTGCACACGCCCGACGTCCTGCGTTCGGCCGTCGCCTCCGAAGACACCGCCGCCCTCACCCGCGTACCCGGCGTCGGACCCAAGGGCGCCCAGCGCATCGCCCTGGAACTGCGCGACAAGCTCGGTCCGCCCCCGGCCGCCGACCCCGCCGTCGCCGAGCACGGTGCCGCGCCTCCCGCGGCCGAGGCGCCGTGGCGCCCGCAGGTGGTCTCGGGGCTGGTCAACCTGGGATGGTCGGCCAAGGACGCCGAAACCGCGGCCGAGGCCGTCGCCCCCGAGGCCGCCGACTCCCCCGATGTGGCCGTGCTGCTGCGCAGCGCCTTGCGCAGGCTCAGCCGGTCTTAG
- the pdxS gene encoding pyridoxal 5'-phosphate synthase lyase subunit PdxS, which translates to MTDTADTADSAVGTTRVKRGMAEQLKNGVIMDVVTAEQARIAEDAGAVAVMALERVPADIRSHGGVARMSDPDMIDGIIEAVSIPVMAKARIGHFVEAQVLQSLGVDFIDESEVLTPADEAHHVDKWAFTVPFVCGATSIGEALRRIAEGAAMIRSKGEAGTGNVVEATRHMRAIRSEIARLGTLDGAELFGAAKEMQAPYEVVKDVARLGRLPVPLFSAGGVASPADAALMRQLGAESVFVGSGIFKSGDPAKRADAIVQATLHYRDPGVVAKVSRGLGDAMVGINVDDLEESERYAGRGW; encoded by the coding sequence GTGACCGACACCGCCGACACCGCCGACAGCGCCGTCGGCACCACCCGCGTCAAGCGGGGGATGGCAGAGCAGCTCAAGAACGGCGTGATCATGGACGTGGTCACCGCCGAGCAGGCCCGGATCGCCGAAGACGCCGGAGCCGTAGCGGTCATGGCCCTGGAGCGCGTGCCCGCCGACATCCGCTCGCACGGCGGCGTGGCGCGCATGTCCGACCCCGACATGATCGACGGCATCATCGAGGCCGTCTCCATCCCCGTCATGGCCAAGGCCCGCATCGGCCACTTCGTCGAGGCGCAGGTCCTGCAGTCCCTCGGCGTCGACTTCATCGACGAGTCCGAGGTGCTCACCCCCGCCGACGAAGCCCACCACGTCGACAAGTGGGCCTTCACCGTCCCGTTCGTCTGCGGCGCCACCAGCATCGGCGAGGCGCTGCGCCGCATCGCCGAGGGCGCGGCCATGATCCGCTCCAAGGGCGAAGCCGGCACCGGCAACGTCGTCGAGGCCACGCGCCACATGCGCGCCATCCGCTCCGAGATCGCCCGGCTGGGCACCCTGGACGGAGCCGAGCTCTTCGGCGCCGCCAAGGAGATGCAGGCGCCCTACGAGGTCGTCAAGGACGTCGCGCGCCTGGGCAGGCTCCCGGTGCCGCTGTTCTCCGCCGGCGGCGTCGCCAGCCCGGCCGACGCGGCACTGATGCGCCAGCTCGGCGCCGAGAGCGTCTTCGTCGGATCGGGCATCTTCAAGTCCGGCGACCCGGCCAAGCGCGCCGACGCCATCGTCCAGGCGACCCTGCACTACCGCGACCCCGGGGTCGTCGCCAAGGTCTCGCGCGGTCTGGGCGACGCGATGGTCGGCATCAACGTGGACGACCTGGAGGAGTCCGAGCGCTACGCCGGACGCGGCTGGTAG
- a CDS encoding YebC/PmpR family DNA-binding transcriptional regulator, which yields MSGHSKWATTKHKKAAIDAKRGKLFAKLVKNVEVAARTGGGDLEGNPTLYDAIQKAKKSSVPLDNIERARKRGSGEEAGGADWQTVWYEGYAAGGVALLVECLTDNRNRATSEVRMAVTRSGGSMGDAGSVSYLFTRKGVVTVSKDSATEDDVTLAVVEAGGEDVNDLGESFEVVSEPNEIVNVRTALLEAGIEYDSAEVSFLPSVEVRVGENDAKKVMRVVDALEDSDDVQNVYTNADIPDDVMAKLG from the coding sequence ATGAGCGGCCACTCCAAGTGGGCCACCACCAAGCACAAGAAGGCCGCGATCGACGCCAAGCGCGGCAAGCTCTTCGCCAAGCTGGTGAAGAACGTCGAGGTGGCTGCACGCACGGGCGGCGGGGACCTGGAAGGCAACCCCACCCTGTACGACGCCATCCAGAAGGCGAAGAAGAGTTCGGTGCCGCTCGACAACATCGAGCGCGCCCGCAAGCGCGGTTCCGGCGAAGAAGCCGGCGGCGCCGACTGGCAGACCGTCTGGTACGAGGGATACGCCGCAGGCGGGGTCGCGCTGCTCGTCGAGTGCCTCACCGACAACCGCAACCGCGCGACCTCCGAGGTGCGCATGGCGGTCACCCGCAGCGGCGGCTCGATGGGCGACGCCGGATCGGTGTCCTACCTCTTCACGCGCAAGGGCGTCGTGACGGTCTCCAAGGACAGCGCCACCGAGGACGACGTCACCCTCGCGGTGGTCGAAGCCGGCGGCGAGGACGTCAACGACCTCGGCGAGTCCTTCGAGGTCGTCAGCGAACCCAACGAGATCGTCAACGTGCGCACGGCACTGCTGGAAGCGGGCATCGAGTACGACTCGGCCGAGGTCTCCTTCCTGCCCAGCGTCGAGGTCCGGGTAGGCGAGAACGACGCGAAGAAGGTCATGCGCGTGGTCGACGCCCTGGAGGACTCCGACGATGTGCAGAACGTCTACACCAACGCCGACATCCCCGACGACGTCATGGCCAAGCTCGGCTAG
- the yajC gene encoding preprotein translocase subunit YajC: MVLPLVLIALVFWLLILRPQQKRKQQETKLQSQLQPGVEVLTKAGIFATVVEVRENEVELEISPGTRVRMLKAGVGDVVTPNDGVSDDTPVEDRPDFPGNDDKNDGSR, encoded by the coding sequence ATGGTCCTGCCGCTCGTGCTCATCGCACTCGTCTTCTGGCTGCTGATCCTCCGCCCGCAGCAGAAGCGCAAGCAGCAGGAGACCAAGCTGCAGAGCCAACTGCAGCCGGGCGTCGAGGTGCTGACCAAGGCGGGCATTTTCGCCACCGTCGTGGAGGTCCGCGAGAACGAGGTCGAGTTGGAGATCTCCCCGGGTACTCGGGTCCGGATGCTCAAGGCGGGCGTCGGCGACGTCGTCACGCCCAACGACGGCGTGAGCGACGACACCCCGGTCGAAGACCGCCCCGACTTCCCGGGCAACGACGACAAGAACGACGGCTCCCGCTAG
- the ruvC gene encoding crossover junction endodeoxyribonuclease RuvC has protein sequence MRVMGVDPGLTRCGVGVVDGAVGRSLALSGAGVVRTGADADLPERLLGIEHGIEDWLDRYRPDAVAVERVFAQHNVSTVMGTAQASAIAITCAARRGLPVALHTPSEAKAAITGSGRADKAQVQTMVARLLGLDAAPKPADAADAAALAICHIWRGGARDRIAQAQQDLARKVELARRTRPTPETPGR, from the coding sequence GTGCGAGTCATGGGGGTCGATCCGGGGCTGACCCGGTGCGGAGTGGGAGTGGTCGACGGCGCGGTCGGGCGGTCCCTCGCGCTGTCGGGCGCCGGGGTCGTGCGCACCGGCGCCGACGCCGACCTGCCCGAGCGGCTCCTGGGCATCGAACACGGCATCGAGGACTGGCTGGACCGGTACCGCCCCGACGCCGTCGCCGTCGAGCGGGTCTTCGCCCAGCACAACGTCAGCACCGTCATGGGCACCGCCCAGGCCAGCGCGATCGCGATCACGTGCGCGGCCCGCCGCGGACTCCCCGTCGCGCTGCATACGCCCAGCGAAGCCAAAGCCGCCATCACCGGCAGCGGACGCGCCGACAAGGCCCAGGTGCAGACCATGGTCGCCCGGCTGCTGGGCCTGGACGCCGCCCCCAAACCGGCCGACGCCGCCGACGCCGCCGCACTGGCCATCTGCCACATCTGGCGCGGCGGTGCCCGGGACCGCATCGCCCAGGCCCAGCAGGACCTCGCCCGCAAGGTGGAGCTGGCGCGCCGCACCCGTCCGACCCCCGAAACCCCCGGAAGGTGA
- the ruvB gene encoding Holliday junction branch migration DNA helicase RuvB — protein MSDYERDAVAADADSDERALEGALRPRSLDDFVGQERVRQQLSLVLRGAQRRGRAPDHVLLSGGPGLGKTTLAMIIAAELGAPLRISSGPAIERSGDLAAVLSTLHDGEVLFLDEIHRMARPAEEMLYVAMEDFRVDVMVGKGPGATAIPLDVAPFTLVGATTRSGLLPAPLRDRFGFTANMDFYDAADLEWILRRSAGLLGVEVDGDAAAEIAGRSRGTPRIANRLLRRVRDYAEVHGDGRLTRDTACAALTLFEVDHHGLDRLDRGVLEALCGKFRGGPVGLSTLAVAVGEEPETVEVVAEPFLVRSGLIARTPRGRVATPDAWNHLGIAPPADAAFGAAAAADTAAAPRAVDASGTEGAAR, from the coding sequence ATGAGCGACTACGAGCGCGACGCCGTCGCGGCCGACGCCGACTCCGACGAGCGTGCGCTGGAAGGAGCGCTGCGTCCGCGCAGCCTGGACGACTTCGTCGGCCAGGAGCGTGTCCGCCAGCAGCTGTCGCTGGTGCTGCGCGGCGCTCAGCGGCGCGGCCGGGCCCCCGACCACGTGCTGCTCTCCGGCGGGCCGGGCCTGGGCAAGACCACCCTGGCCATGATCATCGCGGCCGAGCTCGGCGCGCCCCTGCGCATCAGCTCCGGACCGGCCATCGAGCGCTCCGGCGACCTCGCCGCGGTGCTGTCCACCCTGCACGACGGCGAGGTGCTGTTCCTCGACGAGATCCACCGGATGGCGCGCCCCGCCGAAGAGATGCTCTACGTCGCCATGGAGGACTTCCGCGTGGACGTGATGGTCGGCAAAGGGCCGGGCGCGACCGCCATCCCGCTGGACGTCGCCCCCTTCACCCTGGTCGGCGCCACGACGCGTTCGGGACTGCTGCCCGCACCGCTGCGCGACCGGTTCGGCTTCACGGCCAACATGGACTTCTACGACGCCGCCGACCTGGAGTGGATCCTGCGCCGCTCGGCCGGCCTGCTGGGCGTCGAGGTCGACGGCGACGCCGCCGCCGAGATCGCCGGGCGTTCGCGCGGCACCCCCCGCATCGCCAACCGGCTGCTGCGGAGGGTGCGCGACTACGCCGAAGTGCACGGCGACGGCCGCCTCACCCGCGACACCGCCTGCGCCGCGCTGACGCTGTTCGAGGTCGACCACCACGGGCTGGACCGGTTGGACCGGGGGGTGCTGGAAGCCCTGTGCGGGAAGTTCCGCGGCGGTCCGGTCGGGCTGTCGACACTGGCTGTGGCGGTGGGGGAGGAGCCCGAGACCGTCGAAGTGGTCGCCGAACCGTTCCTGGTGCGCTCGGGACTCATCGCCCGCACCCCGCGCGGGCGGGTGGCCACCCCCGACGCCTGGAACCACCTGGGTATCGCGCCGCCGGCCGACGCCGCGTTCGGGGCCGCGGCGGCCGCCGACACCGCGGCCGCCCCGCGCGCCGTCGACGCGTCCGGAACCGAAGGCGCGGCCCGGTGA
- a CDS encoding adenine phosphoribosyltransferase, giving the protein MPADSSAPADLESRITSGMRDVPDFPKEGVVFKDITPLLADPESLRAVVAGIAGRYARGSVDAVLGLEARGFILGAPIALELGAGFVPVRKAGKLPRETHRASYDLEYGSETIEMHADAVGPGSRVLIVDDVLATGGTARAAVELVDKAGGTVVGFSVLVELGFLQGRRKLTDVEPHALAVL; this is encoded by the coding sequence ATGCCCGCCGACTCCAGTGCCCCCGCCGACCTCGAATCCCGGATCACGTCCGGCATGCGCGACGTCCCCGACTTCCCCAAGGAAGGGGTCGTCTTCAAGGACATCACTCCGCTGCTGGCCGACCCCGAGTCCCTGCGGGCCGTGGTCGCGGGCATCGCCGGCCGCTACGCCCGGGGCTCGGTCGACGCCGTGCTCGGACTGGAGGCGCGCGGCTTCATCCTGGGGGCCCCGATCGCGCTGGAACTGGGCGCCGGCTTCGTGCCCGTACGCAAAGCCGGGAAACTCCCGCGCGAGACCCACCGGGCGTCCTATGATCTGGAATACGGCTCGGAGACCATCGAGATGCACGCCGACGCCGTGGGCCCGGGAAGCCGTGTCCTGATCGTCGACGACGTGCTCGCCACCGGCGGCACGGCTCGGGCCGCGGTGGAGCTGGTCGACAAGGCGGGTGGTACGGTCGTGGGATTCTCCGTCCTGGTCGAGCTCGGGTTCCTCCAGGGTCGGCGGAAACTGACCGACGTGGAGCCGCACGCATTGGCCGTGCTTTAG
- a CDS encoding glycosyltransferase family 4 protein — MRVGLVCPYTWEVPGGVQQHVGDLARALQRLGHDVSVLAPCDSETELDDHVVSAGRAVPVPYNGSVARLSFGFRAAARVRRWIRAGAFDVLHVHEPAAPSLSLLACWVAEGPIVATFHASTPRSRALAVSAGALQPALEKINGRIAVSDAARTTLVQHLGGDAVLVPNGVAVDRYTHARPFDGWPGEGGAIGFLGRIDESRKGLGVLLDAFDTLGRERTGLRLLIAGPGDTAEVRERVAPELRDRVVCLGRVDEADKVRAYHSVDVFCAPNLGGESFGIVLAEAMSAGAPILASDIPAFSSVLREGAAGRLFATGDPAGLARGAAELLDAPERRETLSRAARAAVDAYDWRTVAADVVRVYETVLPLERNAGPVTAGRQEPV; from the coding sequence ATGAGGGTCGGTCTGGTCTGCCCCTACACCTGGGAAGTCCCCGGCGGTGTGCAGCAGCACGTCGGCGACCTCGCCCGAGCGCTGCAGCGGCTGGGCCACGACGTCTCCGTGCTGGCGCCCTGCGACTCCGAGACCGAGCTCGACGACCACGTCGTCTCGGCGGGGAGGGCCGTGCCCGTGCCCTACAACGGTTCGGTCGCGCGGCTGTCCTTCGGGTTCCGCGCCGCCGCGCGGGTCCGCCGCTGGATCCGCGCGGGCGCCTTCGACGTGCTCCACGTGCACGAGCCCGCCGCGCCCAGCCTGTCCCTGCTGGCCTGCTGGGTCGCCGAAGGCCCGATCGTGGCGACCTTCCACGCCTCCACGCCCCGCTCACGCGCGCTGGCCGTCTCGGCCGGCGCGCTCCAGCCCGCGCTGGAGAAGATCAACGGCCGCATCGCCGTCTCCGACGCCGCGCGCACGACGCTCGTACAACACCTGGGCGGCGACGCCGTACTCGTCCCCAACGGTGTCGCGGTGGACCGCTACACCCACGCCCGCCCCTTCGACGGCTGGCCCGGCGAGGGCGGCGCCATCGGATTCCTGGGCCGCATCGACGAGTCCCGCAAAGGGCTGGGCGTGCTGCTGGACGCCTTCGACACCCTCGGTCGCGAGCGCACCGGTCTGCGACTGCTGATCGCCGGCCCCGGCGACACCGCCGAGGTGCGCGAGCGCGTCGCGCCCGAGCTGCGCGACCGGGTCGTCTGCCTGGGCCGGGTCGACGAGGCCGACAAGGTGCGCGCTTACCACTCGGTCGACGTGTTCTGCGCCCCCAACCTGGGCGGCGAGAGTTTCGGGATCGTGCTCGCCGAAGCGATGTCGGCGGGAGCCCCGATCCTCGCCAGCGACATCCCCGCCTTCTCCAGCGTGCTGCGCGAAGGCGCGGCCGGACGCCTGTTCGCCACCGGCGACCCGGCCGGACTGGCGCGCGGCGCCGCCGAACTGCTCGACGCCCCCGAGCGCCGCGAGACGCTCTCCCGCGCCGCCCGCGCGGCCGTCGACGCCTACGACTGGCGCACGGTCGCCGCCGACGTCGTGCGGGTCTACGAGACCGTGCTGCCGCTGGAACGCAACGCGGGTCCGGTGACCGCCGGCCGCCAGGAGCCCGTATGA
- the pdxT gene encoding pyridoxal 5'-phosphate synthase glutaminase subunit PdxT: protein MTATPTVGVLALQGDTAEHLRVLGDLGVPAEPVLAPEDLDRVDGVVLPGGESTTMSKLAARYGLLEPLRKHIDGGMPAYGTCAGMILLADRILDGAAEQETVGGLDMTVRRNAFGRQSDSFEAGIDIDGIGGAPFEAVFIRAPWVESVGDRVRVLGQTPYGERAGRIVAVRQGGLLATSFHPELTGDPRIHRFFVDMVKGQV, encoded by the coding sequence GTGACCGCCACACCCACCGTCGGCGTTCTCGCCCTGCAGGGCGACACCGCCGAGCACCTGCGCGTGCTCGGCGACCTCGGCGTCCCGGCCGAACCGGTCCTCGCCCCCGAAGACCTCGACCGGGTCGACGGAGTGGTCCTGCCCGGCGGGGAGTCCACCACGATGTCCAAGCTCGCCGCGCGCTACGGGCTCCTGGAGCCGCTGCGCAAGCACATCGACGGCGGCATGCCCGCCTACGGCACCTGCGCCGGCATGATCCTGCTCGCCGACCGCATCCTCGACGGCGCCGCGGAGCAGGAGACCGTCGGCGGCCTCGACATGACGGTGCGGCGCAACGCGTTCGGCCGCCAAAGCGACTCCTTCGAGGCGGGCATCGACATCGACGGCATCGGCGGCGCCCCCTTCGAAGCGGTCTTCATCCGGGCGCCCTGGGTCGAGTCGGTGGGCGATCGGGTGCGGGTCCTGGGCCAGACCCCCTACGGTGAGCGGGCCGGTAGGATCGTCGCGGTACGACAGGGCGGCCTGCTGGCTACCTCTTTCCATCCCGAACTCACCGGTGACCCGCGGATACACCGGTTCTTTGTCGACATGGTGAAAGGACAGGTATGA
- a CDS encoding DUF4282 domain-containing protein, producing MNPPGDTPDESGRPDYGSRPGPDPSGYSDPAGYPGQPGQPGASGPQQGRQQPPHQPPYGAPGPGPAAPPPAAGPNFVTALFDFEFRSFVTTRITKVLFVLGLVLIAISTLSGIVGSFDLISHNALAGLLALLGALVGGAVSVLLTRVVLEVLIVLFRISEHLAALRARSGM from the coding sequence ATGAATCCCCCCGGTGACACCCCCGACGAGTCCGGCCGTCCCGACTACGGTTCCCGGCCCGGGCCGGATCCGTCCGGCTACTCCGATCCTGCGGGCTATCCCGGCCAGCCGGGCCAGCCGGGCGCGTCCGGCCCCCAGCAGGGCCGGCAGCAGCCGCCGCACCAGCCGCCCTACGGCGCGCCCGGTCCCGGCCCGGCGGCTCCGCCGCCCGCGGCCGGCCCCAACTTCGTCACGGCGCTGTTCGACTTCGAGTTCCGCAGCTTCGTCACCACCCGGATCACCAAGGTGCTGTTCGTCCTCGGCCTGGTGCTGATCGCGATCTCCACCCTCAGCGGGATCGTCGGCTCCTTCGACCTCATATCCCACAACGCACTGGCCGGCCTGCTGGCCCTGCTGGGAGCACTGGTCGGCGGAGCCGTGTCGGTGCTGCTCACGCGTGTGGTCCTGGAAGTGCTGATCGTGCTGTTCCGCATCAGTGAGCACCTCGCCGCGCTCCGCGCCCGCAGCGGCATGTGA